GATCTCGCGCCGGCTGGTGCGGATGATGCAGGGCGAACTGTGGGTCGACGCCAACCCCGGCGGCGGCAGCGTCTTCCATTTCACCGCGATGCTGCTGACGTGCGAGGCGAGCGCGCTGCCGAGCCGGCCGCCGGCGGCCCGGCCGCTGGTCGTGCTGGTGGCCGAGGACAATCCGGTGAACCGGCTGGTCGCCGAGCGGCTGCTCGAGGCGCAGGGCCACTCGGTCCGGCTGGCCCACAACGGCCAGCAGGCGATCGAGGCCGCCCGCGCCGGCGGCATCGACCTGATCCTGATGGACCTGCAGATGCCCGAGCTCGACGGGCTGAGCGCGACGCGGCTGATCCGCAGTGCCGAGGCGCTGACCGGCCGGGCGCGACTGCCGATCGTCGCGCTGTCGGCCAACGGCATCGCCGAGGAAAAGACCGCGTGCCTCCTGGCCGGGATGGACGATTTCCTCGAAAAACCGCTGCAGCAGGAGGCGCTGGCGCGGCTGCTGTCGCGCGTCTCGGCCGGCGAGTACGCGGGGCGCTGACGGCAGACAAGCCGCAGCCCATCGTGTACATTCGGTAACCGTTCTGATCCTTCACGGGGCCTTGCCCCGCCTACATGGACCCTGCGCTTAGTCAGTTCCTCATGCTCGCCGGCGCGCTGCTGCTGGTGCTGCTCAACGGCTTCTTCGTCGCCGCCGAATTCAGTCTCGTCAAACTGCGCCCGACCCGGGTCAAGGCCATCGCCAAGGCCGTCGGATTCCGCGGCCGCATGCTCGCCCGGGTCCACCTCGATCTCGACGCCTACCTGTCCGCCTGCCAGCTCGGCATCACGCTCGCGTCGCTGGGGCTGGGCTGGGTCGGCGAACCGGTGTTCGCCGCGCTGCTGGCGCCGGTGTTCGCCTGGCTTGGCGTCGGCAATCCGGCGCTGGTCCATACGGTGTCGTTCGTCTTCGCATTCAGCGCGATTTCCTACCTGCACATCGTCGTTGGCGAGCTGGCGCCGAAGTCGATGGCGATCCGGATGGCCGAAAAGGTCGGCCTGTGGACCGCCGCACCGCTGTTCGCGTTCTACTGGGCCATGTACCCGGCGATCTGGCTGCTCAACCACAGTGCGTTCTGGGTGCTCAGGCTGTTGCGCCTCGACGTCGGCCACGGCCACGACAGCCATTATTCGGCCGAAGAACTCAAGCTGATCCTGCGCACGAGCAGCCGCGATGCGGTCGACCGCGATGCGCTGCGCGTGCTCGCGCATTCGCTCGACTTCGGCAAGCTCACCGTCGCCGACTTGATGCGGCCGTTTTCCGAGGCGGTGACGCTGCGCTTCGACGATCCGTGGGCCAGGCAGCTCGCCACGATCCGTGCCCACCGCTTCAGCCGCTATCCGGTCGTCGGCGACGACGACCACGTGCTCGGCATGGTCCATGTCAAGGATCTGCTGCTGCTGAGCAACGAAGAGGACGAGCCGGATCTCGATGCCCATCTGCGTCCGGCACTGCGCGTCAACGAGGACATGCCGGCCGAAGAGCTGCTGCGGCGCTTTCGCGGTGGCGCGGTGCACTTCGCGGTCATCGGCGCCAAGGGCGAGGCGCCGTACGGCTTCATCACGCTCGACAACCTGCTCGGCGTGCTGGTCGGCGAAATCCGCGACGAGTTCCGCCAGACGCACAACGACTGGCTCTGGCTCGACGACGGCAGCCTGATCGGCAAGGGCTCGCTGCCGCTGTTCACGCTGTCGCGCGCGCTCGGCATCGACGTCGACAGCCCCGAGGTCGAATCGGTCGGCGGGCTGATCCAGGAAAAGCTCGGCCGCCTGCCCGAGGAAGGCGAGCGCCTGTCGTTCGACGGCTTCGACGTCGTGGTCAAGCGCATGCACGGGCCGCGCATCGTCAGCGTGCGGGTGATGCCGGATCGATAGCGCGGTGCTCGCCCCGCCAGGATTACGGCTATGCTGAGCCGTACCTGACGGAGGATGACCATGCAGTTCAAATACCCGAAAATCGCCATCCTGGCCTTGCTGCTGACGGGGTGCGCCAGCCAGTCTCCGCGTGCGACGCTCCAGCCGGACAAGCAGGCTTGCGGGGCCCTGCAGGGCTGGCAGCTCGCAGCAAAGGACATCGGCCTGCCGACCAGCGGCGCCAGGGTCGACAGTGCGGACTGGCAGGCCATCCCGGGCGAGCAGGGCGAGTTCTGCCGGATACAGGGGCAGGTGCTGCCGGTCGACCCGGCCGCGCCGGCCATCCTTTTCGACCTGGGCCTGCCGGCGGCGTGGAACGGCAAGTCGCTGCATCTGGGCGGCGGCGGCTACAACGGCACCGTGATCGTCGCAACCGGCAACGTACCGGCGCCGCCGCTCGATACGCCGTCGCCGCTGGCGCGCGGCTACGCGGTGTTCGGCAGCGACAGCGGCCATGAGGCCGCACCGCCGTACTCCGACGCCTCGGCGACGCGCTCGCTCGACGGCCGCTTCATGCAGAACGACGAGGCGCTGCGCAACTTCGCCGGCGACGCGCTGAAGAAAACCCGCGACACCGCGACGGCGCTGCAGCTTGCGTTCTATGGCAAGGCACCGGCGCAGCGCTATTTCGCCGGCGGCTCGACCGGCGGGCGCGAGGCGCTCGCCGTCGTGCAGCGCTGGCCCGACGATTACGACGGTGCGATCTCGGCCTACCCGGCGTGGAACGCGGCAACGCTCGACCTCGCTTTCGGGCGCATCGCCCGGGCGCTGGCACGCCCCGGCGCCTATCTCGATCCGGCCGCGCAGGGCATGCTGTACCAGGCCCAGATCGACGCATGCGATGCCGACGACGGCGTGCGCGACGGCCTGATCAGCCGGCCCGAGGCCTGCCGCTTCACGCCGATCAAGCTACGTTGCGCAAAGGGCAAGACCACGCAATGCCTGACCGATGCGCAGATCGCCGCAGTGACGACGATGGCCACACCGCTCACGCTGCGCTATCCGGTCGCGAGCGGCGAGAAGGGCTATCCGGGTTTCAACGTCCTCAGTGGCGCCGACCTGCGCGGCTTTCTCGGCTGGAACACGGAGGCGCCGACCAGCCCGGGCCGGTTCGGCCAGCCGTACCTGTCGCAATTCTGGGACCAGTGGGTGCGGTATGCGGTGACGCGCGACCCGGCCTACGATGCGCTGGCGCTCGACCCGGCGCAGCCCGGGCCGTGGACGGCGAGGATCAGTGCGCTGACCGGGATTCAGGATGTCAACAGGACCGACCTGAGCCGCTTTGCCGGACGCGGCGGCAAGCTGATCGTATTGCATGGCGCGGCCGATGCGCTGGTCAGCACCCGGGCGACGATCGACTACATGGGCCGGGTGCGGGCGACGATGGGCGACGATGCAACGACGGCGTTCTCGCGCTTTTACGTGGTCCCCGGCTACGGCCATGTCGCTGGCGCGTTCATGGCGTCGTGGGATTCGCTGGCGGCGCTCGATCGCTGGGTCGTCGACGGCGTGGCGCCGGCACGGCAGGTCGTCG
This window of the Jeongeupia sp. USM3 genome carries:
- a CDS encoding hemolysin family protein; this translates as MDPALSQFLMLAGALLLVLLNGFFVAAEFSLVKLRPTRVKAIAKAVGFRGRMLARVHLDLDAYLSACQLGITLASLGLGWVGEPVFAALLAPVFAWLGVGNPALVHTVSFVFAFSAISYLHIVVGELAPKSMAIRMAEKVGLWTAAPLFAFYWAMYPAIWLLNHSAFWVLRLLRLDVGHGHDSHYSAEELKLILRTSSRDAVDRDALRVLAHSLDFGKLTVADLMRPFSEAVTLRFDDPWARQLATIRAHRFSRYPVVGDDDHVLGMVHVKDLLLLSNEEDEPDLDAHLRPALRVNEDMPAEELLRRFRGGAVHFAVIGAKGEAPYGFITLDNLLGVLVGEIRDEFRQTHNDWLWLDDGSLIGKGSLPLFTLSRALGIDVDSPEVESVGGLIQEKLGRLPEEGERLSFDGFDVVVKRMHGPRIVSVRVMPDR
- a CDS encoding tannase/feruloyl esterase family alpha/beta hydrolase, translating into MQFKYPKIAILALLLTGCASQSPRATLQPDKQACGALQGWQLAAKDIGLPTSGARVDSADWQAIPGEQGEFCRIQGQVLPVDPAAPAILFDLGLPAAWNGKSLHLGGGGYNGTVIVATGNVPAPPLDTPSPLARGYAVFGSDSGHEAAPPYSDASATRSLDGRFMQNDEALRNFAGDALKKTRDTATALQLAFYGKAPAQRYFAGGSTGGREALAVVQRWPDDYDGAISAYPAWNAATLDLAFGRIARALARPGAYLDPAAQGMLYQAQIDACDADDGVRDGLISRPEACRFTPIKLRCAKGKTTQCLTDAQIAAVTTMATPLTLRYPVASGEKGYPGFNVLSGADLRGFLGWNTEAPTSPGRFGQPYLSQFWDQWVRYAVTRDPAYDALALDPAQPGPWTARISALTGIQDVNRTDLSRFAGRGGKLIVLHGAADALVSTRATIDYMGRVRATMGDDATTAFSRFYVVPGYGHVAGAFMASWDSLAALDRWVVDGVAPARQVVADANVATKGRTRPLCEHPAWPRYRGGDVGAAASFECVVTR